Proteins encoded within one genomic window of Couchioplanes caeruleus:
- a CDS encoding fluoride efflux transporter FluC, giving the protein MDPETASRAGGVSRTRGISWTGGTSRAGTAGAASGSGAVPAEGGGAREGGADGGEGLGLVLAVVSAGGVLGALVRHGLAVAWPHEPAGFAWATWTVNVTGCLLIGVLMVLIRRFRPEQRLIRPFWGVGVLGGYTTFSTATVDVLQAAPGTALVYLAATLTGALAAVWLGTALAEAAVRR; this is encoded by the coding sequence GTGGATCCGGAAACCGCTTCCCGGGCCGGTGGTGTATCCCGGACCAGGGGTATCTCCTGGACCGGGGGTACCTCGCGGGCCGGCACCGCGGGCGCCGCCTCGGGCAGTGGAGCCGTCCCCGCCGAGGGCGGCGGTGCCCGTGAGGGCGGTGCCGATGGTGGCGAAGGACTGGGGCTGGTCCTCGCCGTGGTTTCTGCGGGTGGCGTGCTGGGCGCCCTGGTGCGTCATGGCCTCGCCGTCGCCTGGCCGCACGAGCCGGCAGGGTTCGCATGGGCAACGTGGACGGTCAACGTCACCGGTTGCCTTCTCATCGGCGTTCTCATGGTGCTCATCCGCCGCTTCCGCCCGGAGCAACGCCTGATCCGCCCGTTCTGGGGCGTCGGCGTCCTGGGTGGCTACACGACGTTCTCCACCGCGACCGTCGACGTCCTTCAGGCCGCACCGGGCACCGCGCTGGTCTACCTGGCCGCGACCCTCACCGGCGCGCTGGCCGCGGTCTGGCTCGGCACCGCTCTCGCCGAAGCGGCGGTGCGCCGGTGA
- a CDS encoding putative bifunctional diguanylate cyclase/phosphodiesterase, with the protein MLATQQQLTAFLSAVADRPDGPAAQYAAVECAARALDTDAAVLIIDSGVVASVGLRAEQVPIVAVLQTAADRRGTLDLAGITYDIAYAHIGGPASGLLVVGRHQRPFSDEDVSLLRGMARVLELGLQTLHLGEAQRRQAEENERLAGSLHERQRLFEHLSRIQRLIARRAPLQKILDSITTSATELLGLEIGSLNVLEKDDPSVGSMVSSVGFPPDILPKMKRIPLPSAGAAGQAVMTNELVLVEDYESSPFAIPDVVRSRLRAVMAVPVHENGAVVGCLTVGTFKGPRQWDKQSQEILRAFAEHVSLALTDAQTLEAMNQAFHDSLTGLASRRLFLTRLDGAFASAREADTGLAVLFVDLDRFKVVNDSLGHAAGDLLLTGVAERLKACLRPLDSAARLGGDEFAVLLPTASGVDEAIPVADRILEALREPFDLAGKETFVSCSVGIAYSAAGGLDGAQGLMVQADLAMYQAKKAGKDRVEIFEPAMQAAFQAGLQLEADLRRAVVRHEFTLRYQPIVHLRTGEITGLEALIRWQHPDRGTIPPLDFIPLAEETGMIVQIGEWVLREACRQAATWNARREGLRPLSVSVNLSAIQLDQTDLPETVAQALADSGLPASCLVLELTESLLVDHRSSTLRQLMRIKELGVRLAIDDFGTGYSSLAYLRRFPVDIIKIDKSFVDEVGDVPAAAALTLGIIQLGQALSLSTIAEGIEDAGQLNELADGNCELGQGYYFAEPLTEKAVGELLFPQR; encoded by the coding sequence ATGCTCGCAACTCAGCAGCAACTGACGGCGTTCCTCTCCGCCGTTGCTGACCGGCCGGACGGACCCGCGGCACAGTACGCGGCCGTGGAGTGCGCCGCGCGTGCCCTGGATACCGACGCTGCCGTGCTCATCATCGACTCGGGCGTGGTCGCCTCGGTGGGCCTCCGCGCCGAACAGGTCCCGATCGTCGCCGTGCTGCAGACCGCCGCCGACCGCCGCGGCACCCTCGACCTGGCAGGCATCACCTACGACATCGCGTACGCCCACATCGGCGGCCCCGCGAGCGGCCTGCTGGTGGTCGGCCGCCACCAGCGACCGTTCTCCGACGAGGACGTGAGCCTGCTGCGCGGAATGGCGCGGGTGCTCGAGCTCGGCCTGCAGACCCTGCACCTCGGCGAGGCGCAACGGCGGCAGGCCGAGGAGAACGAGCGGCTCGCCGGCTCGCTCCACGAACGGCAGCGCCTCTTCGAACACCTGAGCCGGATCCAGCGGCTGATCGCCCGCCGTGCCCCGCTGCAGAAGATCCTCGACTCGATCACCACCAGCGCCACCGAGCTGCTCGGCCTGGAGATCGGCTCACTGAACGTGCTGGAGAAGGACGACCCGTCGGTCGGCAGCATGGTCTCCAGCGTCGGCTTTCCGCCCGACATCCTGCCCAAGATGAAGCGCATCCCGTTGCCCTCGGCGGGCGCCGCCGGCCAGGCCGTCATGACCAACGAGCTGGTCCTGGTCGAGGACTACGAGAGCAGCCCCTTCGCCATCCCCGACGTCGTGCGGTCCCGCCTCCGGGCCGTCATGGCGGTGCCCGTCCACGAGAACGGCGCGGTCGTCGGCTGCCTCACGGTGGGGACGTTCAAGGGCCCGCGGCAGTGGGACAAGCAGTCCCAGGAGATTCTGCGGGCGTTCGCCGAGCACGTGAGCCTGGCGCTGACCGACGCGCAGACCCTGGAAGCGATGAACCAGGCGTTCCACGACTCGCTGACCGGGCTGGCCAGCCGCAGACTGTTCCTGACCCGGCTCGACGGTGCCTTCGCCTCGGCGCGGGAGGCGGACACCGGGCTCGCGGTCCTCTTCGTGGACCTGGACCGCTTCAAGGTCGTCAACGACTCGCTCGGCCACGCCGCCGGCGACCTGCTGCTGACCGGCGTCGCCGAACGGCTCAAGGCCTGCCTGCGCCCGCTCGACTCGGCGGCCCGGCTCGGCGGCGACGAGTTCGCGGTACTGCTGCCGACGGCGAGCGGCGTGGACGAGGCCATACCCGTGGCCGACCGCATCCTCGAGGCGCTGCGCGAGCCGTTCGACCTGGCGGGCAAGGAGACGTTCGTGAGTTGCAGCGTCGGCATCGCGTACAGCGCGGCCGGCGGGCTCGACGGCGCCCAGGGGCTGATGGTCCAGGCCGACCTGGCCATGTACCAGGCGAAGAAGGCCGGCAAGGACCGCGTCGAGATCTTCGAACCGGCGATGCAGGCAGCGTTCCAGGCCGGCCTCCAGCTCGAGGCGGACCTGCGCCGCGCGGTCGTCCGGCACGAGTTCACGCTGCGCTACCAGCCGATCGTGCACCTGCGTACGGGCGAGATCACCGGCCTGGAGGCACTGATCCGCTGGCAGCACCCGGACCGCGGCACGATCCCCCCGCTGGACTTCATCCCGCTCGCCGAGGAGACCGGGATGATCGTGCAGATCGGCGAATGGGTCCTGCGCGAGGCCTGCCGCCAGGCGGCCACCTGGAACGCCCGCCGCGAGGGCCTGCGCCCGCTCAGCGTCAGCGTCAACCTGTCGGCGATCCAGCTCGACCAGACCGACCTGCCGGAAACGGTGGCACAGGCCCTCGCCGACAGCGGTCTCCCGGCGTCGTGCCTGGTGCTCGAACTGACCGAGTCCCTGCTGGTCGACCACCGGTCGTCGACGCTGCGCCAACTGATGCGCATCAAGGAACTGGGCGTACGGCTGGCCATCGACGACTTCGGTACGGGATATTCGTCGCTGGCGTACCTGCGCCGCTTCCCGGTGGACATCATCAAGATCGACAAGAGCTTCGTGGACGAGGTCGGCGACGTGCCGGCGGCGGCCGCACTGACGTTGGGCATCATCCAGCTCGGCCAGGCCCTCAGCCTCTCCACCATCGCGGAGGGCATCGAGGACGCGGGCCAGCTCAACGAGCTGGCGGACGGCAATTGCGAGCTGGGGCAGGGCTACTACTTCGCGGAACCACTCACCGAGAAGGCCGTGGGAGAGCTGCTCTTCCCCCAGCGCTGA
- a CDS encoding fluoride efflux transporter FluC → MTVLLVALGAAVGAPLRYLTDRYVRARRDSPFPWGTLIVNVAGSLLLGFLVGLPVGPALAALVGTGFCGALTTYSTFGFETWGLARTGHRFLAGAYALGSVLAGLGAASIGYLAGRAFG, encoded by the coding sequence GTGACCGTGCTGCTGGTGGCTCTGGGAGCGGCGGTCGGTGCGCCGTTGCGGTATCTGACCGATCGGTATGTGCGGGCCCGGCGCGACTCACCGTTCCCGTGGGGCACGCTGATCGTCAATGTCGCCGGGTCGTTGCTGCTCGGCTTTCTTGTCGGCCTGCCGGTCGGTCCCGCGCTCGCCGCGCTGGTGGGCACGGGCTTCTGCGGGGCGCTCACCACCTACTCGACGTTCGGGTTCGAGACGTGGGGGCTGGCGCGGACGGGGCACCGGTTCCTCGCGGGGGCGTACGCCCTCGGCAGCGTCCTCGCCGGCCTCGGTGCGGCCTCGATCGGTTACCTCGCGGGCCGCGCGTTCGGCTGA